A single window of Arcobacter venerupis DNA harbors:
- the fbaA gene encoding class II fructose-bisphosphate aldolase, whose amino-acid sequence MGVLDVVKAGVLTGSEAKKLFAYAKENNFAIPAVNVVGTDSVNAVLEVAAKVNSPIIIQFSNGGAGFYAGKGLKTANAAVLGGISGAYHVHTMAEAYGIPVILHTDHAAKKLLPWIDGLLDAGKAHFEKTGRPLFTSHMLDLSEEPLEENIEICVEYFKKMNALDMMLEIELGITGGEEDGVDNSDVDNALLYTQPEEVCYAYEELSKVGSNFTIAASFGNVHGVYKPGNVVLSPKILDNSQKYIQEKLGTSAQPVDFVFHGGSGSLLEEIREAISYGVIKMNIDTDTQWAMWDGVRAYEAKYHDYLQGQIGNPEGEDKPNKNYYDPRKFLRAGQETMIARLEVAFSDLCALNKN is encoded by the coding sequence ATGGGTGTATTAGACGTAGTAAAAGCAGGAGTTTTAACTGGAAGTGAAGCAAAAAAATTATTTGCATATGCAAAAGAGAATAATTTTGCGATTCCAGCTGTAAATGTTGTAGGAACTGATTCTGTAAATGCTGTTTTAGAAGTAGCTGCAAAAGTTAATTCTCCAATTATAATCCAGTTTTCAAATGGTGGAGCTGGATTTTATGCTGGAAAAGGTTTAAAAACTGCAAATGCAGCTGTTCTTGGTGGAATTAGTGGAGCATATCATGTTCATACTATGGCGGAAGCTTATGGAATACCTGTAATTTTACACACAGATCATGCTGCTAAAAAATTATTACCTTGGATTGATGGTTTATTAGATGCGGGTAAAGCACATTTTGAAAAAACAGGACGTCCTTTATTTACTTCTCATATGCTTGACTTAAGTGAAGAGCCATTAGAAGAAAATATTGAAATTTGTGTTGAGTATTTCAAAAAAATGAATGCACTTGATATGATGCTTGAAATTGAACTTGGAATCACTGGTGGTGAAGAAGATGGTGTTGACAACTCTGATGTTGATAATGCTTTACTTTATACGCAACCTGAAGAAGTTTGTTATGCTTATGAAGAGTTAAGTAAAGTTGGGAGCAATTTTACAATTGCTGCATCTTTTGGAAATGTTCATGGTGTTTATAAACCAGGAAATGTTGTATTAAGTCCAAAAATCTTAGATAATTCTCAAAAATATATCCAAGAAAAATTAGGAACTTCTGCTCAACCTGTTGATTTTGTATTCCATGGTGGTTCAGGTTCACTACTTGAAGAGATTAGAGAAGCTATTTCGTATGGTGTTATTAAAATGAATATTGACACAGATACTCAATGGGCAATGTGGGATGGTGTTAGAGCTTATGAAGCTAAATATCATGATTATTTACAAGGACAAATCGGAAACCCAGAGGGTGAAGATAAACCTAATAAAAATTACTACGACCCAAGAAAATTCTTAAGAGCTGGGCAAGAAACTATGATTGCTAGACTTGAAGTTGCATTTTCTGACCTTTGTGCTTTAAATAAAAACTAA
- a CDS encoding leucyl aminopeptidase, whose translation MNITLNKKNINKKDSSVEIIILNKIKDLTQKEQELLNNINFHKKSFNTHFDIKNSKLYVSCLKLKDENIKTAICTAINFLKKIKKQNIKIDIIQNKKELEIQTIVEGLVLGNYEFLRYKSASNEEKIKDIEININSSSKTKEELEENLKKALIICNSVNYTKDIVNSSPEDYYPQIMADDALKIVQNNKNIECKIFGEDYLKEKSMNAMLSVGIASPHESKLIHLTYKTKNPIAKIVLVGKGVTYDTGGMSLKRDGGMVSMKCDKAGGATILGVLEALSTLNLPFEVHGIIGAVENMIGGDAYKPGDVLKASNGKTIEVTNTDAEGRLVLADCLHYAQENIEEFDYIFDLATLTGASIGAFGGYTTAVMGYSEKLKKKILKASQKSGELVGFLPFNDYLEKLLESQIADFVNTSANKNGAAITASLFLSKFIKNKNKKKWLHFDIAGPSYRKEVWAYHSYGATGVAVRLLLKFMEDLKK comes from the coding sequence ATGAACATAACTCTAAATAAAAAAAACATCAATAAAAAAGATTCAAGTGTTGAGATAATAATCTTAAATAAAATAAAAGATTTGACTCAAAAAGAGCAAGAATTATTAAATAATATTAACTTTCATAAAAAATCTTTTAACACACATTTTGATATAAAAAATAGTAAATTATATGTTTCTTGTTTAAAATTAAAAGATGAAAATATAAAAACTGCAATTTGTACAGCAATTAATTTTTTAAAAAAAATAAAAAAACAAAATATAAAAATAGATATTATTCAAAATAAAAAAGAGCTAGAAATTCAAACAATTGTTGAGGGTTTAGTTTTAGGAAATTATGAATTTTTAAGATACAAATCTGCAAGTAATGAAGAAAAAATAAAAGATATAGAAATCAACATAAATTCATCTTCTAAAACAAAAGAAGAATTAGAAGAGAATCTAAAAAAAGCTTTAATTATTTGCAATAGTGTGAATTATACAAAAGATATAGTAAACAGTTCACCTGAAGATTATTATCCTCAAATTATGGCTGATGATGCTTTAAAAATTGTTCAAAATAATAAAAATATTGAGTGCAAGATTTTTGGTGAAGATTATTTAAAAGAAAAGAGTATGAATGCCATGTTGAGTGTTGGAATTGCATCACCACATGAGAGTAAATTGATTCATCTAACTTATAAAACTAAAAATCCAATAGCAAAAATTGTATTAGTTGGAAAAGGTGTAACTTATGACACTGGTGGAATGAGTTTAAAACGTGATGGTGGAATGGTTTCTATGAAATGTGACAAAGCAGGTGGTGCAACAATTTTAGGTGTTCTAGAAGCTCTTAGCACTCTTAATTTGCCTTTTGAAGTTCATGGAATCATTGGAGCGGTTGAAAATATGATTGGTGGAGATGCTTATAAACCTGGTGATGTTTTAAAAGCTTCAAATGGAAAAACAATTGAGGTTACAAATACAGATGCTGAGGGGCGATTGGTTTTAGCTGATTGCTTACATTATGCCCAAGAAAATATAGAAGAGTTTGATTATATTTTTGATTTAGCAACATTAACGGGAGCTAGTATTGGAGCATTTGGTGGATATACAACTGCTGTTATGGGATATAGTGAAAAACTAAAAAAGAAGATTTTAAAAGCTTCACAAAAATCAGGTGAATTAGTAGGATTTTTACCTTTTAATGATTATTTAGAAAAGCTACTGGAAAGTCAAATTGCTGATTTTGTAAATACAAGTGCAAATAAAAATGGAGCAGCAATTACTGCAAGTCTATTTTTAAGTAAATTTATAAAAAATAAAAATAAGAAAAAATGGCTTCATTTTGATATAGCAGGTCCATCATACAGAAAAGAAGTTTGGGCTTATCACTCTTATGGGGCAACTGGTGTTGCTGTTAGATTACTTCTTAAATTTATGGAAGATTTGAAAAAATAG
- a CDS encoding quinoprotein relay system zinc metallohydrolase 1: protein MKYLFLIFIIFSSLKAFDYKLKPIKLSENSYYFYGKEEYFSKENGGDIANTSFIITKDSVILIDTGSSRLYGEQVKKQIEKITDKPIKYILNTHHHPDHFLGNIAFTSSDIFATEFTKNEIETNGDLYILNLVNLVHDGMNGTKIKAPNQILTTKTLDFDGYKLKVLYLDGHTQSDIAVYDENTKILYASDLVFNKRTPTTPHANMQNWIKSLNELEKIDYSILVPGHGLASNTKEPIKETISYLEYLQNILSNSAKQGLDIFEILNKPIPAEFKDFTMFKEEFERTVINLYPSYEKDLK from the coding sequence ATGAAATATTTATTTCTTATTTTTATAATTTTTTCTTCTTTAAAAGCCTTTGATTACAAATTAAAACCAATAAAATTATCTGAAAATAGTTACTATTTTTATGGAAAAGAGGAGTATTTCTCAAAAGAAAATGGTGGAGATATTGCAAATACTTCTTTTATTATCACAAAAGATAGTGTTATTTTAATAGATACTGGAAGTTCAAGATTATATGGGGAACAAGTAAAAAAACAAATTGAAAAAATCACAGATAAACCAATAAAATATATTTTAAATACGCACCATCATCCTGATCATTTTTTAGGGAATATTGCTTTTACTTCAAGTGATATTTTTGCAACTGAATTCACTAAAAATGAGATAGAAACTAATGGTGATTTATATATATTAAATTTAGTTAATTTAGTACATGATGGAATGAATGGCACAAAAATCAAAGCTCCAAATCAAATACTTACAACAAAAACACTGGACTTTGATGGTTATAAATTAAAAGTATTGTATTTAGATGGACACACCCAAAGTGATATTGCAGTTTATGATGAAAATACGAAAATTCTTTATGCTTCTGATTTAGTTTTTAATAAAAGAACACCAACAACTCCCCATGCAAATATGCAAAACTGGATAAAATCATTAAATGAATTAGAAAAAATTGATTATTCAATTTTAGTTCCAGGACATGGGCTTGCATCAAATACAAAAGAACCAATAAAAGAGACTATTTCATATCTAGAATATTTGCAAAATATCTTGTCAAATAGTGCAAAACAAGGATTAGATATTTTTGAAATATTAAATAAACCAATCCCCGCTGAGTTTAAAGATTTTACTATGTTTAAAGAAGAGTTTGAAAGAACAGTTATAAATCTTTATCCCTCTTATGAAAAAGATTTGAAATAA
- a CDS encoding thiosulfate oxidation carrier protein SoxY, with protein MKHIFLLFILFSISLNAQNKNPIISPIFDDLIKSIIQNDKYIFDDDNIILKVPDFADNPFQVPIYVNGMKILNAKRLVLFADYNPIANIIDIKLEHLLPVISTNIKIAQETPLRALILDDKNIWHVGSINIKSNGGGCDISAQSSNNYEYEQLLGKIKTELFQKEEGNRIKTSIFHPMETGLIFGTNEFYINSIIIKDKDKVLANIKSTSVISENPRFIFESKNKIDDLNIEFADNDGNIYKEQKK; from the coding sequence ATGAAACATATATTTTTATTATTTATACTATTCAGTATCTCACTGAATGCACAAAATAAAAATCCTATTATTTCTCCTATTTTTGATGATTTGATAAAATCTATCATTCAAAATGATAAATATATTTTTGATGATGATAATATTATTCTAAAAGTTCCTGATTTTGCTGACAACCCTTTTCAAGTTCCTATATATGTTAATGGGATGAAAATTTTAAATGCAAAAAGATTGGTTTTATTTGCAGATTATAATCCTATTGCTAATATTATTGATATAAAACTAGAACATCTTCTTCCCGTGATTTCAACAAATATTAAAATAGCTCAAGAAACTCCTCTTAGGGCCTTGATTTTGGATGATAAAAATATTTGGCATGTGGGAAGTATAAATATAAAAAGTAATGGTGGAGGTTGTGACATTTCTGCACAAAGTTCAAATAATTATGAATACGAACAACTTCTAGGTAAGATAAAAACAGAGTTATTCCAAAAAGAAGAGGGAAATAGAATAAAAACTTCAATATTTCATCCAATGGAAACAGGATTAATATTTGGTACAAATGAATTTTATATAAATTCAATAATTATAAAAGATAAAGATAAGGTTTTAGCAAATATAAAATCTACTTCTGTAATTAGTGAAAATCCTAGATTTATATTTGAAAGTAAAAATAAAATTGATGACTTAAATATAGAATTTGCTGATAATGATGGCAATATTTATAAAGAACAAAAAAAATGA
- a CDS encoding LLM class flavin-dependent oxidoreductase, producing the protein MNNKKIPLSVLDLVPVAQGFSISQAIENSTKLAQAVEEFGFTRYWVAEHHNFSGIASAATSVILSYIGAKTNKIRIGSGGIMLPNHAPLVIAEQFGTLESLYPNRIDLGLGRAPGTDRQTMLALRRDANNDGSDFPMMLKYLQYYLSNEAGNKGIKAIPGYGLDIPIWLLGSSTFSASLAAQKGLPFVFASHFAPDSMDDAVKIYHANFKPSKQLKEPYVMICINVICAQTNEEAQYLATSELQKFLYLNRGDDKQLQKPTKDMGSLWQEWEEKSIRHKTRESIWGTPQVVKERLESLIARTGANEIMINCMVYNPEDRIKSYELISKVWFEKN; encoded by the coding sequence ATGAATAATAAAAAAATACCACTATCCGTATTAGATTTAGTTCCAGTTGCACAGGGCTTTTCAATATCACAAGCAATAGAAAATAGTACAAAACTTGCCCAAGCTGTTGAAGAGTTTGGATTTACTAGATATTGGGTAGCTGAACATCACAATTTTAGTGGAATCGCAAGTGCTGCAACTTCTGTAATATTAAGTTATATTGGAGCAAAAACTAATAAAATTAGAATTGGTTCTGGTGGAATCATGCTTCCTAATCATGCGCCATTGGTTATTGCTGAACAATTTGGAACTTTGGAATCTTTATATCCAAATAGAATAGATTTAGGTTTAGGAAGAGCGCCTGGAACTGATAGACAAACAATGTTGGCTCTAAGACGAGATGCAAATAATGACGGTTCAGACTTTCCTATGATGCTTAAATATTTACAATACTATTTATCAAATGAAGCTGGGAATAAAGGAATAAAAGCAATACCGGGATATGGATTGGATATTCCAATTTGGTTGCTTGGTTCTAGCACTTTTAGTGCTTCCTTAGCTGCACAAAAAGGCTTGCCTTTTGTTTTTGCCTCACACTTTGCACCTGATTCAATGGATGATGCAGTAAAAATATATCATGCAAACTTCAAACCATCAAAGCAATTAAAAGAGCCTTATGTAATGATTTGCATAAATGTAATTTGTGCCCAAACAAATGAAGAAGCCCAATATTTAGCCACAAGTGAGCTTCAAAAATTTCTTTATCTAAATAGAGGTGATGATAAACAATTACAAAAACCAACAAAAGATATGGGAAGTTTATGGCAAGAGTGGGAAGAAAAAAGCATAAGACATAAAACAAGAGAATCAATATGGGGAACTCCACAAGTTGTAAAAGAAAGACTTGAAAGTTTGATTGCAAGAACTGGCGCAAATGAAATAATGATAAATTGTATGGTATATAATCCAGAAGATAGAATAAAATCTTATGAGCTGATTTCTAAAGTTTGGTTTGAGAAAAATTAA
- the pedF gene encoding cytochrome c-550 PedF: MKIFTKSICALIATTTLMFGHGDAAPQKVDTKGLPEIGIEVVTNPFSGNEKAIEIGKTAFNQNCARCHGLGAKSGGIAPDLRLLTDGDDTYFLGMVRSGAVRNGNVFMPPFPEDIIPNSALWAIYSWLETLPED; encoded by the coding sequence ATGAAAATTTTTACTAAATCAATCTGTGCATTAATTGCAACTACAACTTTAATGTTTGGACATGGGGATGCTGCTCCTCAAAAAGTTGATACAAAGGGGTTACCAGAAATTGGTATTGAGGTAGTAACAAACCCTTTTTCAGGAAATGAAAAAGCTATTGAAATTGGAAAAACTGCATTTAACCAAAATTGTGCAAGATGTCATGGATTAGGGGCTAAATCAGGAGGTATTGCACCTGATTTAAGATTACTTACAGATGGAGATGATACATATTTTTTAGGAATGGTTAGAAGTGGTGCTGTTAGAAATGGAAATGTATTTATGCCGCCATTTCCAGAAGATATAATCCCAAATTCTGCATTATGGGCTATTTATAGTTGGTTAGAAACTCTTCCTGAAGATTAG